Part of the Fibrobacter sp. genome, GCCTCGTCAGCGTCCATCAATTCAGTCAACTTCTTGTGGAAAGGAGCAAACATGCCATCGCATTCCGCAGGAGTCAGTTCCACCTCATACCCTTCGGGACAGGCATTACCATCCACCACATCAAGGTCCGTACCCAAGTGGTGGCGGCTGGCGCCAGGAAGTGCAGACCAAGTGAGAATCGCATACATCAACTGTTCTTCGTCTGCAGGCCTCTCCATGGGAACGCCGCTAGCATCAAGGAGTTTCAATTCACCTTTGGCCTTACGGTTCCAGATACTGAGTTGGCGTTCGAAAGGGCGGTAAGCGGATTCCAAGCGAAGAGAAAAGCCATATTCACTTAAACGGGCTTTTAGTTTGTTGTAATTAGGCAAAATTACTTTATCAACAACATAGCCATCTACGTTTACAAAATCAGAGGAATCGGGCTGTCTAAATCCATAGCAATTCAGAGAACTCATTTTATAGTTCCTCCCATTTTTTCAATCAAGTCCATCCACTGCTTGGTGGTAGCTTTTTTCTTTCTGGATGTTAGAGACTTGGCATTTAAAGTTTTTCCAGTTCCTTTCGAAACAGTCTTGGAAGCGCTACAAAGAGCCACCGCTAAAGGCGAGGGATTCGCATGTGTCCAGGCAATGGCCAAGGCGTCGGATGCATCGAGAGGAAGGTCGCCGCCTTGAATTCCAAAACGGGCAAAGATCATGTTGGCCACCTGTTCCTTGCTGGCGGCACCATCACCGGTAACAGCCTGCTTAACAACCTTTGGTGGATATTCGTTGAAACTCATTCCACGACGTTTGCATGCCACAAGGACTGCTCCACGGATGTGTCCCAGCACCAAGGCACTTTTGGGATTTTTTGCAAAAAACACCCCTTCCATACCTAGCGATTCCGGTCGGTACTTATCCAGCAATTCTTCCAATTTGCTTACAATATGAAGAAGCCTATCTTCCAAAGCCTTGCCTGCGGGGGCATGGATTGTTCCATACTCCAGAACTTTCGGCATCTGAAAGCCTGTATCTATAAATGCATACCCTGTTGTTATAGAACCGGGGTCAATCCCAAGGATAATCATGCAATGAAAAATAAAAAATATCTAGATTTCATTGAGTAAAAGCAAGGAGTCCACTATGCTTATCGATCAAGAACGTGCAGGCATTATTATGCGCACCAATACCCATCCGCGCCAGCTGGGAATTCCTCTCAGCCGTTGGGGTCGAAACCTTATCGCCTGCTGCCCGTTTCATTCTCCCGAAGAAACGTCCTTGTTCTTTTATGACGCCTTAGGATATTGGCGCTATCGCTGCCTTCAATGCGGCAGCGAAGGCGATCTTATCGAGTTTGTTATGCGGAGCCGTTTCAACGGCCTCGAAGAGCCCGCAGCCCGAGCAGAAGCCCTGGACTTTCTTGGCACACTAGAACCTGATCACGAGACACAGGATGAACACCCTTGGCTTAAAGAAGTCGGTGGTGAAAAATCCAAGGTTCTGGAAAATTTCGTTCGCTACTGCCACTGGGCTGCCTGCAAGAGCCCTTCTTCTGCTGAATTTTTACAGTCCCGCGGCTGGAGCATCGGACAGGCCCAGCTTTACGGCATCGGCTACTACAGCGGCGACCCTGAGCCTTTCGTCAGCTACTGCATGATGGCCGGCATTGAGCGCCACCAGATCAGTTTCTACCTGGACAACCTGGAAGCTTATCACGAACCGCGCATTACCATTCCGGCACGAAACTCCAAGGGGTTAATCCATTCCGTATATGGTCGCCTCATTGACGATTCCATTGGTGCGCACACCTACGTTTCCTATGCATCCGGCCCTAGCGATATTCCTTTCAATATCCAGCCCGAAAACAGCAAGCCTATCATTGTA contains:
- a CDS encoding M15 family metallopeptidase; this encodes MSSLNCYGFRQPDSSDFVNVDGYVVDKVILPNYNKLKARLSEYGFSLRLESAYRPFERQLSIWNRKAKGELKLLDASGVPMERPADEEQLMYAILTWSALPGASRHHLGTDLDVVDGNACPEGYEVELTPAECDGMFAPFHKKLTELMDADEAFGFSRVFVPGRGKIQPEKWHIAHLPSSRILLEEFDLKELRSIYEKTDIACKSALLDNLDKLAEEYIYPYFI
- the ruvC gene encoding crossover junction endodeoxyribonuclease RuvC; translated protein: MIILGIDPGSITTGYAFIDTGFQMPKVLEYGTIHAPAGKALEDRLLHIVSKLEELLDKYRPESLGMEGVFFAKNPKSALVLGHIRGAVLVACKRRGMSFNEYPPKVVKQAVTGDGAASKEQVANMIFARFGIQGGDLPLDASDALAIAWTHANPSPLAVALCSASKTVSKGTGKTLNAKSLTSRKKKATTKQWMDLIEKMGGTIK